The window TACAGTCGAGTGCATATTAAGTCCTTTGTATCTTGTATACAGTTTACCCGTGATTCGAACTTACGCTGTCTGTCCAACCTCGCCACTGTAACAATATTTTTGCTATTCTATACTTTTGTTATCGGTCAGCTCCGGCCGAGGCTGTAGAAAGCTGACGACCAGGTATCTGTTGTCAGACTGACATTAGACTGTTGAATAGGAATGTCATTGCATCGTTAACGACGAAGGTTACTACGCATTTGAGACAAACATTATCACTACGTTCATGTTTGAGCTACCTTCAGTCGTATACGGGTTTACGGAATTGAGAGATTTTTTGAAGCTGTCTATATCCCAAACTTTCTTCAGTCTGTTGTTTTCTTTAAAAGGTGTTTTTGATCTGTAAGGGATCGACGTGGCGACAGTGTTGCGTTTTTCCCGGAGCAAATACTATTTATGTAGAAAATTAAATGGTAAACGATAGCGTCAGAACCCTTGTCTAAGGCGTTTTATGTGAGCAACCAACAGCATAGTGAATCCGCGGTAATTGTCTGCATTTCATTGGTTTTTCCGCATGTCGACAAATCTCAGGGGTAGGCAAGCTACATCTTGGTCGTTCGAAAATCGCTTCTATTTGTAAGGAACTGTAATATGATGCCGTTAACACTCTAAGTTGAAAATCCCCTCTTCGTAATCCATTGTGATTGAGGCTAATGCCATACGCTCTTTGTTAGATGTAAATTACCAGAAAAAGGCTTTCTTAGACAGCAGACGTTTGATAAACACATTCTTGCTTAAGACCTGATGTATGAGTATGTAAATAAACGtgtaatatttgaaatgttttttttacatccattgGCCATCTCCTCAGAAAATCGTACGGCTTATGCAAAACAATGAACTTTGACCACGGCCCTCTATCATGTGATGGAGGGGTCGTGCTAAAATACAGATCATTTTAGGaacaaaacaatttatttaGCTACCTTAAAGAAATACATGTCTAGAAATCAAAGAACTGTCcatcgaaatttcaaatttatcgttttttaaaacaaatatattttttcggGATGAATGCATCAATGAATCGCAAATACTTTGACATATCGATTTTATTGTGGTGTTGGACTTACTCAGTCACCATCATTTTAATGTTTCCTGAAAGAGTTTCTGTCCAGTCATGTCACTGGGCGTTTATTATCACCAAATTATCAGGGATGTAGATAGCCAAGACCGTACGACAGTAATGCATGCATCCAATCCAAAGTCCAACGATAAGAATGAGTAATTTACCGTCTGTTTGTTATTAtccatctgtctatctatcGGTCCAtctatcatacatacatacatacatacatacatacatacatactattaGCTGTGTAAGTATATAGGAAGACCGACATGCGTAAGAGAGTAACTCCAAAAGAGAAGTGttatattgtgaaataaatcATTACAAATCTTTAAACAAAAGCGACGACAAAATTCGAACAAAGATCAGTCAAAATACAGTTGGGAATCTGGTAAAATCAAGAAAGTTTAAAACAATCTGGACCCCACAAAAGATACTATCTTTATATCATACTTTACTTGAGCTTATGTGTGCAATTATATTGGTTATATCTGTGAGTTTTGCTGCCCCACCAGGACAGTCTGACCCGTCTACAGTTCAGTTTTACTTCAGGCTCAGCCAACTACCACGTGGTCGCTGTTTGAAGTCGAGGACACAAAACAGTATACGTACATATAGGTAGGGCGTATTCGCGTGACTCGCATCATTCGTTTTCACGATTCGTCCTCATTTTGCCGGTCTCTTTTATTGCCAAGATTTTTCTGCTTCGTTGAATTTCTTAGGAAAGGAATGTCCCCTCCCTGAACTTCACTGACCTGAAACCCCCGAAAAAAAACGTGGGCAGAGGAcagaaaaggaaagaaaacacTCCAACTCGTAAAACACGCTTATGTGATCTTGTTCCTCAACAGAGGCCACACATTTTGCATACCACAACCAAATACTATTTGTTGTCTGTCACTGTCATTATTACTCTCCTAAATAGTCCCAatattttctctattttgaCTCTGGTCTCTGACTCTTCACTGtgacactgggcaaaatgcttgatatacaacaaaatGCACACACGCTCATTCTGTACATTCGTCAAATACGTAacgtatacacgtacgtattacaaataaaatgcacaGGTTCAGTGTACACTCGGTCTGCAAAGATCTGCGTTACGTATACTCTTGTTCTGCATAAATATACGTTATGCATATCAATGTATTgatatgttccatatacaaaatTATATCAAGTATACCACAAATGTGGCGTTCCATATGCGTCCATATACGTAAATACACTGGACGTATATCAAGTATTTTGCCTATTGTCACAATTTTCACAGTCCCCTGTTGACAGTTTCCATAGTCCTGAACCCACGCATCCTTTTGTGTTAAAATATGGTAGGttaactttcaataatctttagACACTTTGAATTCAAAAGTGCTGACTCATTTCAGCCCAGTTTCCCCTCCATGTCCATGAAgatacatttttcattgaacTTTATCTAGTTTTACCTGACTCTATGTCACCTTTCTCTCCTCTACTATAATTGTGTCTTTTCCTGTGCACTAGTATACATGTAATACTTTTGCTGAAAGTGTGAAAtattaactttttttttcaaatttgataacgTTCAGTCCTTCCAAGTTCGCAGTTCTTAATGCCATTTTGCACATGTTGTCGTGTAGGGTATTTCAAAGGTAGTGCCAGCCCGCAGGAAAGAGTAATAGATAAGGGCCAGTCACGTGACGACAGGTGATGTGAAAGGGGCCACTTACTGGCGGTCACCTTGACAGACGGCAATATAACCCCAGTCTAGTAAGTCACGGTGCTCTGGATATCCACAGTCTGTTCAGCTGTTACCATTTACAAATGTGGCTGCTACGCCAGCGAATAAatgggggggggagagagagagagagagagagagagagagagagagagagagagagagagagagagagaatacgAGTTCCGACGAGACTTTAGTATTTGCCAGGTTCTCATTGGACCTTCATGCTTTTTGTTTAGCTACGAAATAACATTGATGCGGGATGTTTGAAATAAGGTACACTGGGCGTTGCCAAATATATAAAAGTAACACGTTTCTTTTCCGCTGTGGAAAGTTACCCGCATTTATGAGTCGCTTATTGAATTAATCCTATTGGCCTCAGTTGACCGAACAAATCAAGATTTACGACATTAGAGTCGTGAAAAGACTGTCTCACCTTCTGTATGCATTTCCTGAATGcaatcaatatttttgtcttctgTGACCTTAAATTTCTAACGCGGTTGTACTTTCCATGACTTTGATTTGCACCAGTCTATCTTGTTAGAGCCCAAACTCTAAAACGACACGGTGACCTATATTTGGCTACACACGAGACGATGGGAAAGTTTACGCAAACTCGAATATACTCATTGCCGGTGTCTTGTAAAAGCTCCAATTCTGGAGCGTTGAGAAAGAACTTACAGAGTTCACCAAGGGTTTGTAGGACGCGAACAGCACGTCGTGATGGCATGATGACCGACAGATGAACTGTTTCCccctcatgaatattcatgtgtAAATTGTGGGTACTGGTTAATATAAACGAACGGAATGAATCTCTGTAGTTTGAGACCTTACCTGACGCTGTGTGATCTGTTTGTATTCTGACAGACTTGTCAACATCAAAGCCGACTGGTGGTTGCCAAGATGATGCTGTCCGTTCTCGTCTGTAATATTTTACACCCGTTACTACCATTGATATTGCCGTGTGTGTTGATTGCTCTTGCATTAAAACTGTGGAATATTTACAATGAGAACACGAGAGATACGAGATGTGCGGCACCTCTACCTGAAGGCAGTATGGGTTTGCCGTTCATCGGAGAAACCATACAATTCATCATACAGGTAAATTTCTACTCCTTTTCACAATATCTTCTACAAGTAGAATTCTGCCTCAAAACGAATATCAATAGAAAGCGAGGCTAACTTTCCTgtctttttaaaacattttatctCCATATAGTTAATTTCATTTCAGTATGCCCAGTTGGAAAAATTAAGCACGCTGTTTCGTCTTTTGTTCATCGAAAGTGGAAATATTCTGCGTGGGAGCCATACTTGATGAGTTGCCCAAGCGTACCTGCAACCGCTTCTTGAGACACAATGGAATGTGCACCAAATTAACTATTTTCGATCAATAATAAGAGTGCCTTCGAAGTCAAGAGGCTATCGGTTCAGCTAAGAGAAGACATGCACAGCGTGTTTTGTGCTTGGCGGTATTTGAAGGAGTAATGTGTCAAAGTCATTTAGGACAACTTTGTTGACTTGGCTGGCCTTGATATGGCTTTCATCAGCTGTGCATTTGAATTCCAACCATTGTTTGAAAGTAGGTTTTCGTAGAAAGGTTGTTCAAATAATGCAGCTCATCTTGAAATACGCATGTGCTTGGATAAGGTACAAACACTGTCACGCCGAGGGCCAGCTTCACGCAGTACTGCACATTGTCAATCCAAACGCTAACACTGTCATCAGAAGCAGGACATCTAGCTGTGTAGATTTGCACATCCCCcgaaattgtcaaaaaagatTCAATTGAAGTAATGTCCTTCACACTGATTTCGTCTGTTTCAGAAATAACATCACATAGCGCATACCACGTGTTGACTTTACAGAGTTGTACGGTCAAACGAATTTTATTATCACTTTGATGGTGTAGGGCATTCGGATATTCTGTTAGTTTTACGTCGTAGAATTCTTTGCTGAAATGTAAAATCCTGCATCCGAACGCCGGGCTGAGTCATTCCATTTCGCTTTGAAGTGCCGTCTGTCAGTTGTTGGTACATCCGtggtttctctctctctctctctctctctctctctctctctctctctctctctctctctctctctctctctctctctctctctctctctcaatcgaAGACACACATAACCACTGGCAAGACAATTGTCGCTCAGCAAATTTCTTTAACAAAAATGGCGCACAAGAGCGATAGAGACACCTTGAATAATTTAATTCTGACGTTCATCCAAAGTACACCTATTACATCTTCTCATTTCAGGGAGTTGACTTCTATCGCAAGAAGTATTTGAGACACGGTCCTATTTTCAAGACCCACATTATCGGAAAACCAACAATTCGCGTAATTGGCATCGAGAACGTGAGCACAATTTTACAGGGCGACGGAGAAATCGTTGAACCGTACTACCCTGCGACTTTCCGGACCATCATTGCAAGTCAGAGCCAATCTATTCTCTTCTCCACCGGTGTGGAGCATGAGCGCATACGTAAACTAACATCCAAGGTGTTCAACCACAGCCAACTTTCTGCCTCCGTGCCGTACATTCAGAAGTATACGGACGAGGCTATAACCAGATGGTGCTTGAACGGAGTTGTGTCTGGACAGGACGAGTGTCATGCTTTACTGTTTCGCATCGCCAGCAAGGTGATGTGCAACTTTGACTACGATGAGATGGAAACCAAGCATCTTTCCAGAGTTTACAAAACCATGATTGATAATATGTTCTGTCTGCCGATCGATCTACCGGGCACTGGATTCAACAAGGTATTATAATCTGTAGAATTCGATTTTACCCATTCTTGGCTGCTACAGTCACAGAAGGATATTTAGACATATACCATTGTTACTCTACAACCGTGCATATACTTAGCATCGGTGGCGGTTCAATCAATTAGCGGCAAAAATGATTGTAACAGTAACTTTTCTACACCTCCTTTGTGTACTtatcattttatcaaaataaaacaagccTTTCAAAGATTAGTGTGTATATACCATGGAAACGGGAGAAAAGGAAAACGACggtaaaattgattttattttgtatttgctcttcGAATGTTGTCGACACTTTGTATAATGACTTTGTGAGATAATTTGCTAAAGTTTTGAATGCATATCACCAAATAACTCCCACAGATATGAACAAGTTGCAGTTGTAAATCGATAAGTAGCTTTCAGTcggttgaaatatttctgtcgaagatcacggtccctctatcactgTGATAGAGGAACCGTATGTAGATCTTAGTTTGGttaaaatttggtcaaaactgcGATGTGAACTGAATGGAAAATTAAATGGCCCCCCACCCCCTTCGAACCGAGTCTTGTCCAACACCAAAACAAAGCAAGAGGGTGACTACAGTTGCTTCGTTTCTCTGACAGGCCATGAAGGCTCGCGGTATCATACTCAGTAAAATTGAGGCCAACCTGAAGCACAGGAAAGAAGCTACAAATACCGACTTGGACTTCGTTGACGCATTAAGCCTACTAGCCCAGGAATATGACGAGAACGCTGGCGCCGTGAATTCACAATGCTTGACGGGCTTCGCTTTAGAGCTACTTTTTGCCGGACACACGTCATCGGCGACGGCAGCCAGCATGATGTTACTGTATCTGGCCAAGCATCCTGACGTGGTAACGAAGGTCCGAGAAGAACTGCAGG of the Ptychodera flava strain L36383 chromosome 20, AS_Pfla_20210202, whole genome shotgun sequence genome contains:
- the LOC139120378 gene encoding cytochrome P450 26B1-like, which encodes MMLSVLVCNILHPLLPLILPCVLIALALKLWNIYNENTRDTRCAAPLPEGSMGLPFIGETIQFIIQGVDFYRKKYLRHGPIFKTHIIGKPTIRVIGIENVSTILQGDGEIVEPYYPATFRTIIASQSQSILFSTGVEHERIRKLTSKVFNHSQLSASVPYIQKYTDEAITRWCLNGVVSGQDECHALLFRIASKVMCNFDYDEMETKHLSRVYKTMIDNMFCLPIDLPGTGFNKAMKARGIILSKIEANLKHRKEATNTDLDFVDALSLLAQEYDENAGAVNSQCLTGFALELLFAGHTSSATAASMMLLYLAKHPDVVTKVREELQEFQLLDRGEPLTLDAVSNLRYLDCVVKEVLRIAPPVGAGFRKVIKTFELAGKQIPVGWTLIYSIRETQNLAPNYCKPEEFDPDRFLPSRQEDKKGGRFSFLPFGAGPRGCIGKQLAKLMLKVVLIELVKSCRWELASPASLSLKLLPMPHAADGLPLRFAELDCNANGLDVDSKKPMP